From the candidate division KSB1 bacterium genome, one window contains:
- a CDS encoding energy transducer TonB, whose amino-acid sequence MRRDLQGVAACLWLAMMIAAARAGQQPRVTFFQVRVLAGYEGLAESDFPAMESEPTVMVVPAKERPGDAAAWLKELFRLESVDPLELETIVEVVSPQVSGAQPSFFDAGESGEFRVWWFGGTTTPLAGWLNVALGVDWQGEELIAPLQVLTAPTEMVVVAQRVAAEQGIEELQSLSDLKEPSLILILVITAEQVVASGEDFRPLVDRYLALRAQQKPTGGTIPLAEDPGYELLRELFAQHFRSADLEYGANKRVPVSAGGSRLELTRYDTPPQLVRGNEAIRAALLRVFEPAELSRFAHSTVKVLINEKGNVEEVRITPLVNQEVRKRWWRALKLLRWQPALLHNRPVRAWTVIPIGEALK is encoded by the coding sequence ATGAGGCGCGATCTGCAGGGGGTGGCGGCGTGTCTGTGGTTGGCGATGATGATCGCTGCGGCGCGCGCGGGACAGCAACCGCGAGTGACATTTTTTCAAGTGCGTGTCCTCGCCGGGTACGAAGGCTTGGCCGAGTCCGACTTTCCTGCAATGGAAAGCGAACCTACGGTCATGGTTGTACCCGCCAAAGAACGGCCTGGGGATGCTGCAGCTTGGCTCAAGGAACTGTTCAGGCTGGAAAGCGTTGATCCGCTGGAGTTGGAGACCATCGTCGAGGTCGTGAGTCCGCAAGTGAGCGGGGCCCAACCGTCGTTTTTCGACGCGGGCGAATCTGGGGAATTTCGGGTCTGGTGGTTCGGCGGCACTACCACGCCGTTGGCCGGATGGCTGAACGTGGCCCTGGGCGTGGATTGGCAGGGGGAGGAGCTGATTGCGCCCTTGCAAGTTCTGACCGCGCCCACGGAAATGGTGGTGGTCGCGCAACGTGTTGCGGCCGAACAGGGGATAGAAGAGCTCCAGTCCTTGTCCGATCTCAAGGAGCCGAGCCTGATCCTAATTTTGGTGATCACTGCCGAACAGGTGGTCGCTTCTGGAGAAGACTTTCGCCCGCTTGTTGACCGCTACCTGGCGTTGCGCGCGCAGCAAAAGCCCACTGGGGGGACTATTCCATTGGCAGAAGACCCCGGTTATGAGCTTCTCCGTGAACTCTTCGCGCAGCACTTCCGGAGCGCGGATTTGGAATACGGGGCAAACAAGCGCGTCCCGGTCAGCGCCGGTGGCTCGCGTCTGGAACTGACGCGCTACGACACTCCGCCGCAACTGGTGCGGGGCAATGAAGCAATCCGTGCGGCGCTGCTGCGCGTGTTTGAGCCGGCGGAGCTCTCGCGCTTTGCCCACAGCACGGTAAAGGTGTTGATCAATGAGAAGGGGAATGTGGAAGAGGTGCGGATAACCCCCCTCGTAAACCAGGAGGTGCGCAAGCGCTGGTGGCGCGCGTTGAAACTCCTACGCTGGCAGCCGGCCCTCCTCCACAACCGCCCTGTCCGTGCCTGGACGGTCATCCCCATTGGCGAGGCCCTGAAGTGA
- a CDS encoding transketolase: MGSNNIPRSFRQLEQEFSHWEKIKDMIDQCIDFMLNLRQSGHPGGSRSKVHAFVVTALSGVMRWDPRHPEKRFADRFILVGGHTNPLVYAALAVFNEALRRKYEQTKDKRYQIPDADKRAVFYEDLLTLRRRGGLPGHAEMAGKTLFFKFNTGPSAHGSPVAAGQALALKLAGAEDVRVFAMEGDGGLTPGAAHETQNNAYGLGLNNLYYLIDWNDFGIDDHRISSIVYGTPQDWFSAHGWRVVGTEQGMEWGPVTKTILELVYGENPKKVPNAAWFKTRKGRDYGIFDNKSHGMPHTPMNSPVFWEWRKGFMERYGISFEGFGQPAPATAEERREQTRRNLRHVMEVYDQNPDLVDYVADRLVELGESIPEDKPALRYFFEQNPAADPVITDYRQYPPELFVKPGEKAPNRAALAKFGAWVNAYTQKKYGRPLFIAMSADLAESTNIAGFAKKWGDFPGFGVYNRETNPGGCLLPQAITEFANAGICAGLACVNFARDPFAEFNGFYGACSTYGSFVYLKYGPLRLLSQLAQDCELKIGKVLWVVGHSGPETADDSRTHFGIFAPGVTQLFPEGQIINVYPWEHNEVPVVIGAALATDVHIIALHLTRPPIEVPDRQALGIPSHFEAAKGAYVLRDYLPGQKVGGTIFVQGTSTTANVVKILPELAKEKLNVKIVAAISPELFRLQPAAYRQSVVSESEWMDSTVITNVARRGMYDWIAHKVAIEYAMSADWDNRWRTGGTVDEVCEEAHISPEWLLKGIERFVRDRDKRLRAIRDACDKALKH; this comes from the coding sequence ATGGGCTCGAACAACATCCCAAGATCGTTTCGACAGCTGGAACAAGAGTTTTCCCACTGGGAGAAGATCAAGGACATGATCGACCAGTGCATTGACTTTATGCTCAACCTCAGACAGAGCGGACACCCCGGTGGATCTCGCTCAAAGGTGCACGCGTTCGTGGTGACTGCTTTGAGCGGCGTCATGCGCTGGGACCCCCGGCACCCGGAAAAGCGCTTCGCAGACCGGTTTATCCTGGTGGGGGGGCATACAAACCCCTTGGTGTACGCGGCGCTGGCCGTCTTTAATGAAGCCCTGCGCCGCAAATACGAGCAGACAAAGGACAAGCGGTATCAGATTCCGGATGCGGACAAGCGCGCCGTCTTTTACGAGGATCTGCTCACCCTCCGTCGTCGGGGCGGGTTGCCCGGGCACGCCGAGATGGCCGGCAAGACGCTCTTTTTCAAGTTTAACACAGGCCCGTCCGCCCACGGCTCGCCGGTGGCTGCTGGCCAGGCACTAGCGCTCAAACTGGCAGGAGCGGAAGACGTGCGGGTGTTTGCCATGGAAGGCGATGGCGGCCTCACCCCGGGAGCGGCGCACGAAACGCAAAACAACGCCTACGGTCTAGGCCTCAATAACCTCTACTACCTCATCGATTGGAACGACTTTGGCATTGACGACCATCGCATCAGCTCCATCGTCTACGGCACACCCCAGGATTGGTTCAGCGCCCACGGATGGCGGGTGGTGGGTACCGAACAGGGTATGGAGTGGGGCCCGGTCACGAAGACGATTCTGGAACTGGTCTACGGCGAGAACCCGAAAAAGGTGCCCAACGCCGCCTGGTTCAAGACGCGCAAAGGGCGCGACTATGGCATTTTTGACAACAAGTCCCACGGCATGCCGCACACGCCCATGAACAGCCCAGTGTTCTGGGAATGGCGCAAGGGCTTCATGGAGCGCTATGGTATCAGCTTCGAGGGCTTCGGCCAACCTGCCCCCGCTACGGCTGAAGAGCGCCGTGAGCAGACCCGACGTAACCTTCGCCACGTGATGGAGGTCTATGACCAAAACCCGGACCTGGTGGACTATGTGGCGGACCGCCTGGTGGAACTCGGCGAGTCCATCCCGGAGGACAAGCCAGCGCTGCGCTATTTCTTTGAGCAGAACCCGGCGGCCGATCCGGTGATCACCGATTACCGCCAATACCCGCCTGAGCTTTTTGTGAAGCCCGGTGAGAAGGCCCCCAACAGGGCCGCGCTGGCGAAGTTTGGAGCTTGGGTCAATGCCTATACGCAGAAAAAGTATGGCCGTCCGTTGTTCATTGCAATGTCCGCCGACCTGGCCGAGTCGACCAACATCGCGGGCTTTGCCAAGAAGTGGGGTGACTTTCCCGGGTTTGGCGTGTACAATCGGGAGACAAATCCCGGCGGCTGCCTGCTGCCGCAGGCCATCACCGAATTCGCCAATGCGGGCATCTGTGCCGGCCTGGCGTGCGTGAACTTTGCCCGTGACCCATTTGCCGAATTCAACGGCTTCTACGGCGCCTGTTCCACCTACGGCTCTTTTGTCTATCTGAAATACGGGCCTTTGCGCCTGCTGAGCCAGCTTGCCCAGGACTGCGAGCTCAAGATCGGCAAGGTGCTCTGGGTGGTGGGCCATTCTGGGCCGGAGACGGCCGACGATTCTCGCACCCACTTTGGCATCTTTGCCCCGGGTGTGACGCAGCTCTTTCCGGAGGGACAGATCATCAACGTCTACCCTTGGGAGCACAACGAGGTGCCGGTAGTGATTGGGGCGGCCCTTGCCACCGACGTGCACATCATCGCCCTGCACCTGACGCGTCCGCCCATCGAGGTGCCGGATCGGCAGGCGCTGGGCATCCCCTCGCACTTTGAGGCTGCCAAAGGGGCCTATGTGCTGCGCGACTACCTCCCAGGCCAAAAGGTCGGCGGCACCATTTTCGTGCAAGGGACCAGCACGACGGCCAACGTGGTCAAAATTCTGCCTGAGCTGGCCAAGGAAAAACTGAACGTCAAGATCGTGGCGGCCATCAGTCCGGAGCTGTTCCGGCTGCAACCGGCCGCCTATCGCCAGTCGGTGGTGTCCGAGAGCGAATGGATGGACTCCACGGTGATCACCAACGTGGCCAGGCGCGGCATGTACGACTGGATTGCGCACAAGGTGGCCATCGAGTATGCCATGTCTGCCGATTGGGACAACCGCTGGCGCACGGGTGGCACCGTGGACGAGGTCTGTGAGGAGGCACACATTTCGCCGGAGTGGCTGCTCAAGGGCATCGAGCGCTTTGTGCGCGATAGGGACAAACGCCTGCGGGCCATAAGGGACGCCTGCGACAAGGCTCTCAAGCATTAG
- a CDS encoding Gfo/Idh/MocA family oxidoreductase, whose product MSSPRQGTKRVSRPIKLGIIGTGLAARNLHWPVLKELPELFRVTAVCNRGEEKAADFAKLVGLDHYYLDYEEMVREADMEAVLVAVPIALNYPISLACARAGKHVMCEKPVAVDLAQGRKMMHLPAQYGVVVQIAEQFYYREDLQRAKELIQSGELGEVFQIRMDVTAKIDPNSGSGATGWRINPAHRGGFVTDAGVHHMAQLRLLGGEVARVHAFARRQSPHFGGVDNVCVNLLFRSGAIGHYSASYTATTRERWWVKCLVFGTKGTMEVGHGELWLQPAGTRKRHHLRWQPFDAGYRNQWLAFYRAIREGEPPIASPAQTYRDLQLILAALDAAERGEVTSLEEE is encoded by the coding sequence ATGAGCTCCCCTCGGCAAGGAACAAAGCGGGTTTCCCGGCCTATCAAGCTGGGCATCATCGGCACCGGGCTTGCCGCGCGCAACCTGCATTGGCCGGTGCTCAAGGAGCTGCCTGAGCTCTTTCGAGTCACCGCCGTATGCAATCGCGGGGAGGAGAAGGCCGCCGACTTTGCCAAGCTGGTGGGCCTGGACCATTACTACCTCGACTACGAGGAGATGGTGCGCGAGGCGGACATGGAGGCGGTGCTGGTGGCCGTGCCCATCGCGCTCAACTACCCGATCAGCCTGGCATGCGCCAGGGCCGGCAAGCATGTGATGTGCGAAAAGCCAGTGGCGGTGGACCTCGCGCAAGGACGCAAGATGATGCACCTGCCGGCCCAGTACGGCGTGGTGGTGCAGATTGCCGAGCAGTTCTACTACCGCGAAGACTTGCAGCGGGCAAAGGAATTGATTCAGAGCGGCGAGCTTGGCGAGGTCTTCCAGATTCGGATGGACGTGACCGCGAAGATTGACCCGAACTCCGGCAGTGGTGCCACAGGCTGGCGGATCAACCCTGCGCATCGCGGCGGGTTTGTCACCGACGCGGGTGTCCACCACATGGCGCAACTGCGCTTGCTTGGAGGTGAGGTAGCGCGCGTGCATGCTTTTGCCCGCAGGCAGAGTCCCCATTTTGGCGGCGTAGACAACGTCTGCGTGAACCTATTGTTTAGATCAGGCGCCATCGGCCACTATTCAGCTTCCTACACGGCCACGACGCGCGAGCGGTGGTGGGTAAAGTGCCTGGTGTTTGGAACAAAAGGCACCATGGAAGTAGGCCATGGCGAGCTCTGGTTGCAACCGGCAGGCACACGCAAACGCCACCACCTGCGCTGGCAGCCTTTCGACGCAGGGTACCGGAACCAGTGGTTGGCGTTCTATCGCGCCATCAGGGAGGGTGAACCACCCATTGCCTCACCGGCCCAGACCTACCGGGACCTGCAACTGATTCTCGCTGCACTGGACGCGGCGGAGCGTGGCGAGGTCACATCCTTGGAAGAGGAGTAG
- a CDS encoding HAD family hydrolase, producing the protein MRSSPKKPVLALFDIDGTLLHSGGAGKRAMVAAFRDVFGCENGFADVQMAGRTDPEIVREALQKQGIAWDPALVEAFRRRYLELIGPELEAPSPTKRLMPGIPAVLDALQALGFVTLGLLTGNWRGGAEAKLSHFGINGYFRLGAFADDAEQRDRLLPFALQRMRQLTGLAIPPERVVVVGDTIRDIECARPHGAVTLAVATGGNTAAELAAASPDFLLADLSDLVAVRGIFRSLAFLGEG; encoded by the coding sequence ATGAGGAGCTCCCCGAAGAAACCCGTACTGGCGCTCTTTGACATCGACGGCACACTCCTGCACTCCGGCGGGGCGGGCAAACGGGCTATGGTGGCCGCCTTCCGCGACGTATTCGGGTGCGAGAATGGGTTCGCCGACGTGCAGATGGCCGGCCGCACCGACCCAGAGATTGTGCGCGAGGCGCTCCAGAAGCAGGGCATTGCCTGGGACCCAGCGCTGGTGGAGGCGTTCCGCAGACGCTATCTGGAGCTGATAGGACCTGAGCTGGAGGCGCCTTCGCCTACAAAGCGCCTCATGCCGGGAATCCCTGCCGTGCTCGATGCCTTGCAGGCTCTGGGGTTTGTGACCCTTGGGCTCCTGACCGGCAACTGGCGAGGTGGGGCGGAGGCCAAGTTGTCCCATTTCGGCATCAACGGCTATTTTCGCCTTGGCGCCTTTGCGGATGACGCCGAACAACGAGACCGTCTACTCCCCTTTGCGTTGCAGCGCATGCGACAATTGACGGGTCTTGCCATTCCCCCGGAGCGGGTGGTGGTCGTGGGGGACACTATCCGGGATATCGAGTGCGCGCGCCCCCACGGCGCTGTGACGCTGGCCGTGGCAACCGGAGGCAACACCGCGGCCGAGCTTGCCGCCGCCAGCCCTGATTTCCTCCTTGCGGATTTGTCCGACTTGGTGGCGGTGAGGGGCATTTTCAGGTCACTGGCTTTCTTGGGGGAGGGGTAA
- a CDS encoding 6-bladed beta-propeller, translating into MRWRALAWVLLAAMGVVVGCGRREPQRPSVAEYAKRLKPLLEAAPKSVIELDALEPEVIYPDLVIPRDTTQKEGGLFLAAPSGVVVLRDSVYITDWMNHCIMVADMEGRLDRAIGRRGQGPGEFDTPVGIAANSASLLVAEFGNRRVQVFDHALAYLGSIPAGFYLGRPAGIGASDRRFFIPGGLVQDSLLAIYEACRPYRRIGSLMPPVASSPAYANALRQVQAASNAAGLLAVAYSVLPYVFVFDSEARQVATIEFRGREVRELDEKPKGVEFRGTGPTVWTRGFIWGLSVLTDGTLLVNVPKKTLILRQGRHGYEVQRCVHLEGTEGPWAWWYHNGKVYTSSRDGTRILVYSLG; encoded by the coding sequence ATGAGGTGGAGGGCTCTTGCCTGGGTATTATTGGCGGCGATGGGCGTAGTGGTGGGGTGTGGGAGGCGGGAGCCGCAGAGGCCATCGGTGGCGGAGTATGCCAAGCGGCTGAAGCCGCTGCTTGAGGCGGCGCCCAAGAGCGTGATCGAGCTTGATGCGCTGGAGCCGGAGGTGATCTATCCGGATTTGGTGATCCCTAGGGACACCACACAGAAGGAGGGAGGGTTGTTCTTGGCGGCTCCCTCGGGCGTGGTGGTGTTGCGGGATAGCGTCTACATCACTGACTGGATGAATCATTGCATCATGGTGGCAGATATGGAGGGGAGGTTGGACAGGGCGATTGGGCGCCGCGGCCAGGGGCCAGGCGAGTTTGACACGCCAGTGGGGATAGCGGCAAACAGCGCCTCACTGTTGGTCGCGGAGTTCGGCAACAGGCGCGTGCAGGTTTTCGACCATGCCTTAGCTTACCTTGGCTCCATCCCTGCGGGCTTCTATCTCGGCCGCCCGGCGGGGATCGGCGCCTCGGATCGGCGATTCTTTATCCCCGGCGGGCTTGTCCAAGACTCGCTGCTGGCCATCTACGAGGCGTGCCGACCTTATCGCCGCATCGGTTCATTGATGCCTCCTGTTGCTTCATCACCTGCCTACGCCAATGCGCTGAGGCAGGTGCAAGCGGCCAGCAATGCTGCAGGTCTCCTGGCTGTGGCTTACAGCGTGCTGCCCTATGTGTTTGTATTCGACTCCGAGGCGAGGCAAGTGGCCACCATAGAGTTCCGCGGCCGGGAGGTTCGAGAACTGGACGAGAAGCCCAAGGGAGTGGAATTCAGGGGGACAGGCCCAACAGTCTGGACTAGGGGCTTCATTTGGGGCCTCAGCGTCCTAACAGACGGTACTCTACTTGTCAATGTCCCAAAGAAGACTCTGATATTGCGCCAGGGGCGCCACGGATACGAGGTTCAGAGGTGTGTCCATCTGGAGGGCACAGAGGGTCCATGGGCGTGGTGGTATCATAACGGGAAGGTGTACACGTCCAGCAGGGATGGAACGAGAATACTTGTGTATTCATTGGGCTGA
- a CDS encoding 6-bladed beta-propeller, with translation MMSGGERLRAMAVVLGLAILVGCCSREEARPSVAEYAKRLKPLLEAAPKSVIDLDGVEPEVIYPDLVIPRDTTQKEGGLFLAQPSGILVLRDSIYITDAKDHCIKVADMEGNLIRTIGRRGQGPGEFNQPWEIVANDSFVFVYDVGNSRVQIFAHDFRYVASLPALYMLLPPVGGLAAGNRNLLVHGFVTDSMLVRVYRAQRPFSLCYAFLPLVVPYRRQPRVMNSVALASTPDGRFCVGFVCLPYALVFDSTGTQVATLEFRGRAVKRLDEPVSAKRLAGVPPGAGRRRFMGSIRIEGNWGVRTLVISGPDVADLLFLQRHGESYRLEKRLRLPNTFSEPFFLSEDALYVAMDWRGMVYRYKLKGEGL, from the coding sequence ATGATGAGCGGAGGTGAGAGACTGCGGGCCATGGCGGTGGTCCTGGGGCTGGCAATACTGGTGGGATGTTGCAGCCGGGAGGAGGCCAGGCCATCGGTGGCGGAGTATGCCAAGCGGCTGAAGCCGCTGCTTGAGGCGGCGCCCAAGAGCGTGATCGACCTTGATGGGGTGGAGCCGGAGGTGATCTATCCGGATTTGGTGATCCCTAGGGACACCACGCAGAAGGAGGGAGGGTTGTTCTTGGCGCAGCCCTCAGGGATATTGGTGCTGCGGGACAGCATCTACATCACCGATGCGAAGGACCATTGCATTAAGGTTGCGGACATGGAGGGAAACCTTATCCGGACCATTGGCCGGAGAGGGCAGGGGCCAGGGGAGTTCAATCAGCCTTGGGAGATAGTGGCAAATGACAGCTTTGTCTTTGTCTACGACGTGGGGAACAGCAGAGTTCAGATCTTTGCCCATGACTTTCGCTATGTGGCGAGCCTGCCGGCGTTGTACATGCTGCTGCCGCCGGTAGGTGGCTTGGCAGCGGGCAATCGCAACCTCCTGGTGCATGGCTTTGTCACTGACAGCATGTTGGTGCGGGTGTACCGGGCGCAAAGGCCCTTCTCGCTCTGTTACGCTTTCCTGCCCCTTGTGGTTCCTTATCGCAGGCAGCCGAGGGTGATGAATAGCGTGGCCTTAGCGAGCACACCGGACGGTCGGTTTTGTGTCGGCTTTGTGTGTCTCCCTTATGCCTTGGTGTTTGACTCCACGGGTACGCAGGTAGCAACCCTAGAGTTTCGGGGCAGGGCGGTGAAGCGGCTTGATGAGCCTGTCTCTGCCAAGCGCCTCGCAGGGGTACCCCCGGGGGCCGGCAGAAGGAGATTCATGGGTAGCATCCGGATAGAGGGCAATTGGGGCGTGCGAACGCTGGTGATCTCTGGGCCCGATGTTGCTGACCTCTTGTTCCTACAGCGCCACGGCGAGTCCTATCGGTTAGAAAAGAGGCTGAGACTCCCCAACACCTTCAGCGAGCCCTTTTTCCTCTCCGAGGATGCCCTGTACGTGGCAATGGATTGGCGGGGCATGGTGTACAGGTACAAACTAAAGGGAGAGGGTTTGTGA
- a CDS encoding DoxX family membrane protein — translation MKRELYEVALRAWRFLPKVLRLLLGGLLVFSAVAKLHDPSPYLRFVAAMGFTRPLAYATLVGVTAAELGLGLLALLGLYPGGVLRLMAVLFAGFVLVLAYALLRRVGGSCGCFGRIVGVKVGLAEMGRDLVLACLALLAARGYRHQ, via the coding sequence ATGAAGCGAGAGCTATATGAAGTGGCATTGCGAGCGTGGCGTTTTCTTCCAAAAGTGCTGCGCCTCCTCCTCGGGGGTCTGCTTGTGTTCTCGGCGGTGGCCAAGCTTCACGACCCTTCGCCTTACCTCCGCTTCGTGGCGGCGATGGGGTTCACGCGGCCATTGGCCTATGCCACTCTGGTGGGGGTGACCGCAGCCGAGCTGGGACTGGGCCTGCTCGCGCTGCTTGGGCTCTACCCCGGCGGGGTATTACGCCTTATGGCGGTGCTCTTTGCTGGGTTTGTGCTGGTGCTGGCTTACGCCCTGCTGCGCCGGGTGGGAGGCTCCTGCGGCTGTTTTGGCCGGATAGTGGGGGTGAAGGTGGGCCTTGCCGAGATGGGGCGGGATTTGGTCCTGGCATGCCTTGCCCTGCTGGCGGCGCGGGGGTATCGTCACCAATAA
- the nikR gene encoding nickel-responsive transcriptional regulator NikR has protein sequence MLTRFGISLEAELLERFDKMIAEKGYTCRSEAIRDLIRDALVQREWEKEAGERVGTITLIYDHHLRELPERLTELQHRYTGQIISTMHVHLDHDNCLEVLAVRGEAQVVRNIADQLIGTKGVKHGKLVTTTTGRELK, from the coding sequence ATGCTGACCAGATTTGGCATATCCCTGGAGGCCGAGCTGCTGGAGCGGTTCGACAAAATGATCGCGGAAAAGGGCTACACCTGCCGCTCCGAGGCCATTCGCGATCTGATCCGCGATGCGCTTGTCCAGCGCGAGTGGGAAAAAGAAGCCGGCGAGCGCGTGGGGACCATCACGCTCATCTACGACCACCACCTGCGTGAGCTCCCCGAGCGGCTCACCGAGCTCCAGCACCGGTACACCGGCCAGATTATCTCCACCATGCACGTGCACCTGGACCACGACAACTGCTTGGAAGTGCTGGCGGTGCGCGGCGAAGCACAGGTGGTGCGAAACATTGCCGACCAACTGATCGGCACAAAGGGGGTCAAGCACGGCAAGCTGGTCACCACCACCACCGGGCGCGAGCTGAAGTGA
- a CDS encoding TonB-dependent receptor has translation MRVALLLTTWGLGLLNAHGETPTAEKGSADSVKYRFNPVVVTATKLSQAQRDIAASITVIDGAKLTLAPSAAVLDVVQSHVPSLHLTQWGVMGYGVAGSAAGKIALRGVGGTADTHVLILRNGRPDFMGLMGCTIGDEFVTDGVERVEVVRGPASFLYGTNATAGVINIVTAGLDRPGFATRISGGVGSFATRRLAAYHAGRVGNFSYQLTAARRTTDGHRHDGNSAYEGNFITTHAGYALGQRTQLEANVTLADLMLHDPGPVTKPARDDWYDVRRWGGDLTLTHRSRVGESYLKLHGNFGRHRFFDGWRSYDRMLGLMFYHNLRLVPGNTTTVGFDLKRYGGDAENTKSHTQYGKYYLSEWAPYVHVQQLLLKRFIASLGFRVEHHELYGTVLLPKLGLVAHATATTTVRAALSKGFRSPSIRELYFFPPHNPELLPDEIWNYEVGVAQDLTARARVEATVYRLRGDNLIVLARNTSPPPPFRLANAGKLANTGYELSWQWEPVDRVQLGGSWSHIVRMDVLVANAPRRKLTAYASGRIGGLRLMGELNAVQDWYGRDNASPKPNFYRMDDYLVVNVYAEARLVGPLGARLSARNLLDASYQAMWGYPMPGRTVDAELTVNF, from the coding sequence ATGAGGGTTGCGTTGCTCTTGACGACGTGGGGTTTGGGGTTGCTCAATGCCCATGGGGAGACGCCTACCGCCGAGAAGGGTTCCGCCGACTCTGTCAAGTACCGCTTCAACCCCGTCGTGGTGACCGCTACCAAGCTCAGCCAAGCGCAGCGCGACATAGCGGCCAGCATCACTGTGATAGATGGCGCCAAGCTAACGCTTGCGCCCAGTGCCGCCGTGCTTGACGTGGTGCAGAGCCATGTGCCTAGCCTGCACCTGACGCAGTGGGGTGTGATGGGTTACGGCGTGGCCGGCAGCGCGGCGGGCAAGATTGCCCTGCGGGGCGTAGGGGGCACTGCCGATACGCACGTGCTGATCCTGCGCAACGGCCGCCCGGACTTCATGGGGCTGATGGGATGCACCATCGGCGACGAGTTTGTCACTGACGGAGTGGAGCGCGTGGAGGTGGTGCGCGGCCCGGCCTCGTTTCTGTACGGCACCAATGCCACGGCCGGAGTGATCAACATCGTCACCGCGGGGTTGGATCGTCCGGGATTTGCGACAAGGATCAGTGGTGGAGTTGGCAGCTTCGCCACCCGACGCCTCGCGGCTTACCATGCCGGGCGGGTTGGGAACTTCAGCTACCAGCTCACCGCCGCGCGGCGTACCACCGACGGCCATCGCCACGATGGCAACAGCGCCTACGAAGGCAATTTTATCACCACCCATGCTGGCTACGCGCTCGGACAGCGCACACAGCTGGAGGCCAATGTCACCCTCGCCGACCTCATGCTGCATGACCCTGGACCAGTCACCAAGCCTGCGCGCGATGACTGGTATGACGTGCGTCGCTGGGGTGGCGATCTCACCTTGACCCACAGGAGCAGGGTGGGGGAGAGCTACCTCAAGCTGCATGGCAATTTTGGACGCCATCGCTTTTTCGATGGATGGCGCTCATACGATCGCATGCTTGGGTTAATGTTCTACCACAACCTCCGTCTTGTGCCCGGCAATACCACCACCGTAGGGTTTGACCTCAAGCGCTACGGGGGTGACGCCGAGAACACCAAGAGCCACACGCAGTATGGCAAGTATTACCTGAGCGAGTGGGCTCCCTACGTGCACGTGCAACAACTGCTGCTCAAGAGGTTCATCGCTTCGCTTGGGTTCCGTGTGGAGCATCACGAGTTGTACGGCACTGTACTCCTGCCCAAGCTGGGTCTGGTGGCCCACGCCACGGCTACCACGACCGTGCGCGCAGCGTTATCCAAGGGCTTTCGCAGCCCTTCGATCCGCGAGCTGTATTTCTTCCCGCCGCACAACCCGGAGCTCTTGCCGGATGAAATCTGGAACTATGAGGTAGGGGTTGCGCAGGACCTAACCGCTCGCGCCAGGGTCGAGGCAACCGTTTACCGTCTCCGCGGCGACAATCTGATCGTCCTGGCCAGGAATACTTCGCCGCCCCCGCCGTTTCGCCTGGCCAATGCCGGCAAGCTGGCCAACACAGGCTATGAGCTAAGCTGGCAATGGGAGCCCGTGGACAGGGTGCAGCTCGGTGGCTCTTGGTCGCACATCGTGAGGATGGATGTCCTGGTAGCGAATGCGCCGCGTAGAAAGCTCACTGCCTATGCTTCGGGACGTATCGGCGGCCTGCGCCTGATGGGAGAACTGAATGCGGTGCAGGACTGGTATGGGCGAGACAACGCTTCACCGAAGCCCAATTTCTATCGCATGGACGACTACCTGGTGGTCAACGTGTACGCGGAGGCGCGGCTGGTGGGGCCGCTGGGCGCGCGTCTGAGTGCACGGAACCTGCTTGATGCCAGCTATCAAGCAATGTGGGGCTACCCCATGCCGGGCCGGACCGTGGATGCCGAGCTGACGGTGAACTTTTGA
- a CDS encoding ECF transporter S component translates to MPAKHLSLSGLFVAMGVLIPIVFHAVGLGSVFLPMFLPLAAAGFYLPLLAAMSVGLLTPMVSALATGMPPLSPPVAQLMALEGLALTGVVGWLTGRRLPAMLALLAGLAASRAVMVLWIVALVPLLGLPARALSAAALLQGLPGIVLILVVVPVVLRRVPPQSRRGSHA, encoded by the coding sequence ATGCCAGCAAAGCATTTAAGCCTCTCGGGGCTGTTCGTGGCCATGGGCGTATTGATACCCATCGTATTTCATGCAGTGGGGTTGGGCAGTGTATTCTTGCCCATGTTCCTGCCGTTGGCCGCGGCTGGGTTCTACCTTCCGCTTCTTGCGGCGATGTCGGTGGGTCTGTTGACGCCGATGGTTTCGGCGCTTGCTACCGGCATGCCCCCGCTTTCTCCTCCAGTGGCGCAACTCATGGCGTTGGAAGGGCTAGCGCTGACAGGTGTGGTAGGGTGGCTTACTGGGCGTCGCTTGCCCGCGATGCTTGCCCTCCTGGCAGGACTGGCAGCATCGCGGGCCGTCATGGTGCTGTGGATTGTGGCGCTGGTCCCGCTATTAGGGTTGCCTGCGAGGGCGCTATCCGCAGCTGCCCTCCTGCAGGGATTGCCGGGGATCGTACTCATTCTCGTAGTGGTGCCTGTAGTCTTGAGACGAGTGCCACCGCAAAGCCGGAGGGGCAGCCATGCGTGA